One Diospyros lotus cultivar Yz01 chromosome 1, ASM1463336v1, whole genome shotgun sequence genomic window carries:
- the LOC127793573 gene encoding WEB family protein At3g02930, chloroplastic-like: MSSRPKSSLSERSNNKASPATPRVSKVSRGGTKSDADSPSPQQSTRLSIERSLRSVNSKPTVDRRSSKIAAPPDKPSTPLPKASELQAQLHLAQEDLKKAKEKLDLVEKEKAQATEELKEAQRLAEEANEKLREALVAQKRAEENSEIEKFRAVEMEQASIEATQKKEEEWQKELEAVRNQHALDVAALLSATQEIQRVKQELVMTCDAKNLALSHADDATKIAEIHAEKVEILSAELAQVKSMLDSKLEMEVTENTRLVSELNLEIETLKRELDKLRKYEEMLVEKETSIEQLNIELEAAKMAESYARNLVEEWQKKVEDLEARAEEANQLERSASESLESVMKQLEGSNDLLHDAESEIASLKEKASLLEISIGRQRGDLEESGRRLDMAKEEAAEMEKKFDYLKSELETVKEERTQALNNEKLAAASVQTLLEEKNKLINELENSRDDEEKSKKAMESLAAALSEVSLEAREAKEKLLSTQAEHEIYEAQIEDLRLVLKATNEKYEMMLDDVKHEIDVLTSSIEQSKHEHQNSKAEWEQKELHLANCVKQLEDDNSSREKEISRLVNLLKEAEDEACARNEEGAQIKSTLKEAESEVVYLKEIIGETKAESMRLKESLLDKENELQSVVQENEELRTREADSLKKIEELSKLLEEATAQKQAEENGELSDSEKDYDMLPKVVEFSEQNGDGREEKLKLELNGQQCEQPVKEKSQTENNILHEEEVRTDTAKVENSNENSKDNESKEKEEDSVEVDFKMWESCKIGEKDLAPEGEQEQESFEEEVDSKVAKGSESYDQTNGLSSAENVDNGGTSPSKQHQKKKKPFIRKFGSLLKKKGTNNQK; this comes from the exons ATGTCTTCCAGGCCCAA ATCTTCTTTATCTGAACGTTCCAACAACAAAGCATCACCAGCAACTCCAAGGGTTAGTAAAGTAAGCAGGGGAGGGACTAAATCTGATGCTGATTCACCGTCTCCCCAGCAAAGCACACGCCTTTCCATAGAACGTTCCCTGAGATCTGTCAATTCCAAGCCCACCGTAGATAGACGGTCTTCCAAAATAGCCGCCCCCCCTGAT AAACCATCGACTCCGTTGCCAAAAGCGTCAGAATTGCAGGCTCAATTGCATCTTGCTCAGGAAGATCTTAAGAAGGCAAAGGAGAAATTGGATTTGGTTGAGAAAGAAAAGGCTCAAGCAACTGAAGAACTAAAAGAAGCCCAGAGATTGGCTGAGGAAGCAAATGAGAAACTCAGAGAGGCTTTGGTGGCTCAAAAGCGAGCTGAAGAGAATTCTGAGATTGAGAAGTTTAGGGCTGTTGAGATGGAACAAGCCAGTATTGAGGCGACtcagaaaaaggaagaagagtggCAGAAAGAGCTTGAAGCTGTCAGGAACCAACATGCTCTGGATGTGGCTGCTCTTCTCTCTGCCACCCAGGAGATCCAAAGGGTTAAGCAAGAATTGGTCATGACCTGCGATGCAAAGAACCTGGCCCTTAGCCATGCTGATGATGCAACTAAGATTGCTGAGATTCATGCCGAGAAAGTGGAGATACTTTCTGCTGAACTGGCCCAGGTGAAGTCCATGCTTGATTCTAAGCTTGAAATGGAGGTTACCGAGAACACCAGATTGGTGTCTGAACTGAATCTAGAAATAGAGACTCTGAAACGAGAACTTGACAAGTTGAGAAAGTATGAGGAAATGTTGGTGGAGAAAGAGACTTCCATTGAACAACTTAATATTGAGCTGGAGGCTGCAAAAATGGCTGAATCATATGCTCGAAATTTGGTAGAGGAATGGCAGAAGAAGGTTGAGGATTTAGAGGCTCGTGCTGAGGAAGCAAATCAATTGGAGAGATCGGCATCAGAATCACTGGAATCAGTCATGAAACAGCTAGAAGGAAGCAATGACTTACTGCATGATGCCGAATCTGAAATTGCTTCTCTTAAAGAGAAGGCGAGTTTATTGGAAATATCAATTGGTCGACAGAGAGGCGATCTTGAGGAATCTGGACGCCGCCTTGACATGGCTAAGGAAGAAGCTGCTGAAATGGAAAAAAAGTTTGATTATCTGAAGTCTGAACTTGAAACGGTCAAGGAGGAGAGAACCCAAGCCTTGAACAATGAGAAGCTTGCAGCGGCCAGTGTTCAAACCCTGctggaagagaaaaataagctCATAAACGAATTGGAAAATTCCAGGGATGATGAAGAGAAAAGTAAGAAGGCAATGGAAAGTTTGGCTGCAGCTTTAAGTGAAGTTTCTTTAGAAGCCAGAGAAGCCAAAGAAAAATTGTTATCTACTCAAGCAGAACATGAAATTTATGAAGCCCAAATAGAAGATCTCAGGTTGGTATTGAAGGCAACAAATGAAAAGTATGAAATGATGCTTGATGATGTGAAGCATGAGATTGACGTTCTAACTAGCTCAATTGAACAATCTAAGCATGAACACCAGAACTCCAAGGCTGAATGGGAGCAGAAAGAGCTTCATTTGGCGAACTGTGTAAAGCAATTAGAAGATGATAACTCCTCACGGGAAAAAGAAATAAGCAGGCTGGTAAATTTGCTAAAAGAGGCTGAGGATGAAGCTTGCGCAAGGAATGAGGAAGGAGCTCAAATAAAGTCCACTCTGAAGGAAGCTGAGTCTGAGGTAGTTTATTTGAAGGAAATCATTGGGGAAACAAAAGCTGAGAGCATGAGATTGAAGGAGAGTTTACTGgacaaagaaaatgaattacaGAGTGTTGTTCAGGAAAATGAGGAGCTTCGAACAAGAGAGGCAGATTCTCTGAAGAAGATTGAGGAGTTGTCTAAATTGCTTGAAGAAGCTACGGCCCAAAAGCAAGCTGAGGAAAATGGTGAGCTTTCAGACAGTGAAAAAGATTATGACATGCTCCCAAAAGTGGTTGAGTTCTCTGAGCAGAATGGGGATGGTAGAGAAGAGAAGCTGAAGCTAGAACTGAACGGCCAGCAATGTGAGCAACCTGTAAAAGAAAAGTCCCAAACGgagaataatattttacatGAGGAGGAAGTTAGAACTGATACTGCTAAAGTTGAGAATTCtaatgaaaattcaaaagataatgaaagcaaagaaaaagaagaagattcgGTGGAGGTTGATTTTAAGATGTGGGAGAGCTGCAAGATAGGAGAGAAAGACCTTGCACCTGAGGGAGAGCAAGAACAGGAATCCTTTGAGGAGGAAGTAGACTCAAAGGTGGCCAAGGGTAGTGAGAGCTATGACCAGACGAATGGTTTGTCTTCAGCAGAAAATGTTGACAATGGTGGAACCTCACCATCAAAACAgcatcagaagaagaagaagcctttTATTCGCAAGTTTGGTAGCCTACTCAAGAAGAAGGGTACTAATAACCAGAAGTAA